The window CTTCCTTCTTAATATTAGCTAATATTAATAAACTTGACGGAATATTAATTCTTCCTACCTTATCAATATTAAGTTCTAAAGAATTAGCAAAAATTTGTCGTTGTAAGATGCGACTATCCTTTAAACCTTCTGAACTTAATAAAATTTGCTCTTGTCATTTAATAAACACATCATATGCTCTTAATACTAAACAACCATCGAATCCCTTAGAAATGACTACTTGTTCACCTAGTTTGGTACGAAAACGTGTCGGAACTATAATTCTGCCTTTATCATCAAGACTATGTTTAAATTGTCCTAACAACATATTATAACCCACTTTCTCCCACTAGTAAACACATTATATTCCTAATTAACAAATTTTTCAATAAAATTTAACACAATTTATTAAAAATTTTAAAAAAAACACTGCTATTATAAGCAATGCTCTTTTTTTATCATTTGAAATTAAATACAAATTTACTGAACAATTTTAACTACTTCTTTACCTTTGTAATAACCACATTCTTTGCAAACACGATGGGGCTTAATATTTGCACCACAATTAGTACAATTAACTAATGTTGGATGTCATAACTTAAAATGTGTTCTTCTTTTCGCTTTTCTTGTTTTTGATGTACGTCGAAACGGAACTGCCATTATTTATCCTCGTTAATACTTTCTAATTTCAATTTTTTTAAGGGCATTCAATGACTATCTTGTTCTAAAGAATTATAAACTTCTTTTTCAGTAATAAATTGTCATTTTTTACCTTTCTTAGATATTTTAACATCTTTTACTGTTAAATTGATAGGAGTTATTGCAAATATTTCATCTCATAAATACTTATCTAAATAAAATATTTTTTCATTAATATAGTTTAAATTACAATTAAAATAATCAAAACCATATTCATCCTTTCAATTTCATTCATTAGTTCAACTAAAAGATTGTAAACTTAAAGCACATAACAATGTTATCGTTGCTGTCACTTGCACATCAATAATTAATGAATTAACTTGTGAATTATAAATTATTGTCCCTTTAAGATGAGAATAATTAACTTCTTTAATATGACAATTACTAGCTCTTATTATTTCTGGATTAATCGTAATAACATTATCCAAATTAATAATCCGATTATTTTTTAAATAATTTTGTGAATATTCTACTACTCTTCCTCACTTTTTTTGCACTATCTAATTTTAAATAAGAACGATATTTTTTTCAAGTCATAATTAATATTGGAATTGTTATCAAAGCTGAAATTGGTGCTACCAAACCTAAAAATAAAAAATAATAATGAGCATTTTTAGTTACTAAAGCAACAAAATAACCAATAATAATACAAGGTATAAAAACAATTATTGAACGAAGTGCTGAAAAAAATAATGACATCTTAGGGCGACTAATTGATTGATAAAAAATAATCCCAATATATGGCACAACAACTGTTGGATAAACTAAATAACTTAACAAGAAATATCAACGATAAGTCATATCAACATTAGAAATAAATAGAGTTAACATTTCATTACCAAAAATAGCAATAATTAATTCAGTAATTATTAATATTAAAAATTGCACTAAAATTATCCTTTTAAGAATATCTCAAATCCTTTGATAATCTTTAGCACCATAAGAATAAGATAATAATGCCCTTCCTCCTTGACTAACACCAATTAAAGGGGAATCAGTTAACCCAATTCACGGAGCAATCCCAGCAAATAATTGCACAACTCACGGAACAGTAAAACCCGGCCGAGGTAATTCAATACTTAACTTTGAAACAAAAAAATTAGATAACGCTGATGTCACAGCAACTGAAATATTAATAAATAATGGCGTCATCCCAATAGCAATAATATTATATAAAATTGTTTTTTCAATTTTCAAATCTTCTCAATAAATTTTTAACTTTGATTTCGGTTCTAAATAGATAACTAATAATGCAAAAATAATATTTCAAAACCACGAAATAACTGTCGCAATTGCAGCTCCTTCTAATCCTAATTTACCATAAACCATTAATACAATATCTAAAACAACATTAACAATTACTGAAGTAAAAATAATAATTGTTGCTCAAAAACCTTGACCTTCAGACCTTAATAAATTAATTAAAAAATTACTTAATAATATAAAAAATAAAAAGAAAATAAACCACTTAGTATAACCAACTGCCAACTGCAAAGCAATTTTATATACTTCGGGATTTGTCATTTGCGAATTTTTTGATTGCAAAGCAATTAGCGGTTCATTAGTAAATACTAAAATTGGTGTTAAAACAATAGCAACAATAATCATTAAAGAAATTCCATTACCAATAGTTCGTGATATTAATGGATTATTTCTTTCCCCATAAGCAATACCAAACCTTGTTGATGTCCCAATAGCAATAAATAAACTAAAAGCTGTCAATAAACCAATTGTTGATGAAGAATATTGGGTTGCGACATTAATAATATCTCGAGCTAACATTTGTAAATTATTTTGTTCAATTAAAGAATTATTTTCTAAAAATGTACTAATAACATAACTATCAGCAAATTGTAACGCTAAAAACTTATCAACCAAATTATATGTTGACATAATAATCATAATTATAACCGTTGGCAAACACATAAAAAATATTGCTTTTCAAGGATTATAGTTACGAATTACGGTTTCTCTTTTTGTCAATTGTGATTCATCGTCATTTTTAAAATTATCATTAATTGTTGTTTTCATTTTTATACCTTTCTAGTTAATAAATAACGATTAACGCACTATAACTTTTAAATCTTTCATTGTTTTCAAAAATAAATTATATTGCTCTTTTAAATCTTCATCAGTAAATTGTTTTTTTGAATCATTAAAAAATAATCGTAAAGTTCAAGATTTTTTATCTTGACCAAGTTTATCAACATTTTCATACTCATTAATAAGTTGCAAATCAACTAACTTATTACTAATATTTAATAATGGCTTAATAATATTATCATAACTTGTATCTTTATTAACTAAAATTGACAAATCAAATCAAGAAAACATATTTCTAATAATTGGCTGATATTTAATATCGCATTTAAAAAGCTCATTAATTAATGTCATATTTAATGAAATAATAAAATTATCATCTTTAAAATTTAATTCTTGTTGAATTTTTGGGTGCACTTTACCAATTGTTGCAATTTGCTGATTTTTTATTAAAACATTAGCTTGTAAATGAGGATGCAAATCATTGTATGTGGAAGGAACATACTGAATATCTTGATCATTAAAGTTTAACTTCCGCAATATTCCTTGCAATAATCCCTTAGTATTAATAAAATCAACAGCAATTGCTTGTGGTAAATAAGGAATACTCATTCATTCACCTTGCAATAAAATTGATAATTGTTGATGATGAAATTTTAAATCATCATAAATATCTTCATAACTATAAATTTTAATACCATTAATTTTTCGTAAATTATTATATTGGGCTACCGTTAATAACGAATTTACTAAATTAGTTCTTAAGTACTGATGATTTGACGACATTGGTTGTAATACCTTAACAGGTTTTGTAACATTAAAAAAATTAAAACGATTTAAATTAATACTTGATTCTAAATTATAAGTTTTTGTTTCAAAAATATTTTGATTTAATAAATAACTAATAACCGTTTCTAAAATATATTTACTTCAATTTTTTTCATTAGTTAATGGCATAAATAATGGCATTATATTAGGAATATTGTTATAACCATATCTGCGAGCAATTTCTTCACTAATATCAGCTTCATTAATAATATCAAGGCGATATTTAGGGACAGTAATTATTAAATCATCATTAACAGCAGATTCCAAAATTAAAAACCCTAACGGTTTTAAAAATTCAATAATATCTTTTTTTGTTAAATCACTAATTCCTAAAATACTTTTCTGGATTTTTAATGTTGTTTTTATCGTTACATTTTCTATCACTAATACTTTATTATTAATTATTGGTGACACTTGTTTAATAGTTATAATTGATGTTAACAACTCTAAAAATCTTTGGATAGCAATTTCTAAATTATGCCCATTTGATGGTTTTGACCATCGTAATAAATTATTAGTATTAACCAATGATAAATATCTTTTTTGTTGCTCATACATCTGCTTCTCATTTAGATGTAATGCTAAAACAACAAATTGTTTAGTCTCATTAATAATTTCATATTTTTTGTTAGTCATAACACCTAACACTTCAATAATATCATCACTAGCAATTACAAAATCTTGTAAAGTTATCTCTTGTTCATTAACTTTCGTTTCTGCCATCGCTTTTTGAATTGATATTTCACTATTAATTTTTGAAAAATCATACCCTACTAATGGTTGTCCTGTTTCTCAGGAAACATAATTTAGTAAATCTTGGATTAAATTATTTGGACGAATATTAGCATAACAAAGTCTTGAAAATAATCACTTTGGCGTAACAACACTACTATCAATTAACACCATAACATTTTTCATTGCCTTAACAAGATTATTATCAATTTTAATATCTAATGATAACTTATCATTAACTAAATTTCCTAAATGAGAAAAATCATCAGTTATTAACGATTTTAAAGGCAATTTAAAGAATGCTGCTATCTCACGAGCTAATTCATAAGCACTTAAACAATCACTACGATTATAGGTCAAATTAATAGTAAAAGCAGTATCATTTTCAAAAATATAACTTAAAGAATTAGTATTACCTAAAGGATAATTAACATCCTCAGGAAATAAATAAACACCGACAGCATCTTGATTAACTAAAACTTCCTTAGGAATTCCTAATTCTTGTAACGAGCAAATCATTCCTAAGGAAAGCTTATTAGCAATCATTCTTTCTTCAATAATCATGCCATTGGCTAAATGAGCACCAATTTTAGCAAAAATAACAAAACGATTTTCTTCAACATTATTAGCACCACAAACAACAGGAATCGGTAACTCTTCATTAATATCAACCATACAATACGATAACTTATCAAAATTGGCAAGTTTAACTTTTGATAATACTTTCCCAATAACAATATTAGTATTTAAAGTATCAAAACTAAAAACTCTTTCAACTTCAAAACCACTATCATTTAATGCTTGTTCAATGTCTTCATTGCTAATATTTTTTAAATCAACATATTCATTTAAAAATTTACGGGTAATAATCATATATACACTCCTATTATTCTAAAAATTCTTAAATTGCTTTAAAAAGCGATAATCATTATTATAAAAATGACGAATATCTTCAATACCATATTTTAACATTGCAATCCGCTCAATACCAATACCAAAAGCAAAACCTTGTAAAGAAGCAGCAAGGTTATTTTTAATAAAAACATTCGGACTAATCATTCCAGCACCTAAAATTTCTAATCACCCTGTATGTTTACAAATATTACATCCAACACCAGCACACTTAGTGCAACTTACATCCACTTCAACCGATGGTTCCGTAAAAGGAAAATAACTGGGGCGCAAGCGCATTTTACTTTCTTCTTTAAATAACCGTTTAATTAAATAATTTAAAGTTCATTTCAAATTAGTAAAGGAAATATTTGGAGCAACTAAAAAACCATCAATTTGCATAAACTGATGACTATGAGTAGCATCGTCATCATCACGACGATAAACATTACCAGTAGAAACAATAGCTAACGGCAAAGAAGAATCTTTATATTTTTCTAAATAACGAGCCGTAACATTAGTACAATGTGTTCTTAATAAATAATTACTATCTAAATAAAATGAATCTTGCATCTCTTGGGCTGGATGATTTTTAGCTAAATTTAACCTTTCAAAGTTGTATTCATCAGTGTCTACTTCCTGTCCTTGCACAATTTCATATCCTAATTGTTGAAAAATTTCACTAATTTCACAAATAATTAAATTTAAAGGATGACGATTAGCAATCAAAAAACTATTTACTGGTAAACTAACATCAATTGTTTCCAATTTTAATTCTAATGACAAATTTTCTTGCTTTAATAAAGTTTCTTGAGTTTCTAATAAACTAATTATTTCCTTCTTAAAAACATTAACAATTATTCCTAAAGCAATTCTTTCTTCATTTTTTAAATTACGCATTGTTCCTAACAAACTATCTAATTGCGATTTTTTACCTAAATATTTTATTTTTAAAGTTTGTAGAAGGTCTAAATCTTGACATTCATTAACTTCTTTTTTTGCTTGCACTAATAATTCCTGTAATTGTTGTTCTGTCATTTACTTCACCCTACTATCATATAATAACTTGTTTAATTATAACAAATTCTATGTAAACCCTAATAAAAAAAAGAAATTATATTTAAAATATAATTTCTTTTTTATCTTTCTTTTATCACAAGTAAATATTAAATCTAATTATAATAACTATAAATTCTATTCATTTTCATTATCATGATACGATTTATTTCATACTAATGATAATAATATACAGGCACTTACACCACAAACTATTAAAAATATAAAGGTTGCATCTCAACGATTATTTAAACTTTGTAATCCAGAACCAATAACAACTTTAGATATTACAGCATCACCAAAATAACCAAATATACCAGTAAAACCAGCAGCTGTTGCTACAACTCTTTTATTTGATAAATCCATCGCTTGCATCCCAATAAACGCAACCGGACCATAAATACAAAAACCAGCAATTCCCATAAAGAGAGCAATTTGTCAAATACTTTGATATTGAGCTTGTCATAAACCAACAATTGATAATGTCGTAATGGCAATAGCTGCAATCATAATTGGTGTTAATCTTCCTTTAAATAATGTTTTAGCAGTAAATCCCATTAATATCGTTCCTGGAACCGCCATTCATTCAAAAATACTTCATAATCATTTACCTTGATTTTTAACATCAAAACTATGTTGTTCTTTAAAAAAGGTTAAAGTTCAATCAGAAACACCATTTCTTAATACATATATAAATAAATTAGCAAAAGCAATAATTCACAAATTTTTATTTAATAAAACATATTTTTTAAAATAATAAAATCAAGTTTTTTCAACAACCTTATTTTTACTATCATTAACACCAACAAATTTTTTAACTTCAATATCTAATTTTTCAGGATAATACTTTTTATAATGTTCTTCAACTGATAACAAACCTAAACTTTCTGGTCGATCTTTCATAAATATACAAATTAATATTCCCCCAACTAAACCAATAGCACTAGGCAAAATAAAGTAACCCGCAATACCAATATATTCTTCTAATAATGAATGCGATATCATAATTATTATCGCAATTATTGCTGTTCCAAAATTATGCGATGTATTCCAAAAAGTCATCCGCATTTGTTTTTCTTTCGGTATAAACCAATTAGTCATACTTCTAGCACTAGCAGGTCATCCCATTCCTTGAAATCAACCAATCAAAGCCATTAAACTCATCATTAATACAATATTAGTAATATTAATGCCAACCATTCATCCCATTATAAAATTCATTAATGACGACAAAATTAAACCGATTCCTAAAAATCAACGAGCATTACTACGATCACCAACAGAACCCATTACAAATTTAGAAACCCCATAACTAAGTCCCATTGCCATACCAACTAACGAATAAATATCTTTTGTCATTAAACCATTATTAATTAAATCACTTCCAGCAACACTTCATTGCCTTCTAATAAAATAATATAATATATATGATATTATTGCTATTCAAAATACTCGCTCTTGATGAGATTTAAAATATTTTTTAATTAAAAAATCTTCAGTTAATTGTCCTTTTGCTTTTGCTGGTTTCATAAACGCAAACATTTTTGCAAATCAAATTTTCATATTTTTTATTACCATCCTTAATCATTAGACTTGGTACATAACCCTCAATTTTATCTACTATTTTGATAATATTATTTTCTAGATGAAGTACAAATGTTAGATAAATACAAAGACGAAAATGAATTTTATAGTTTGGTAGGTGCAAAATGTTATAGTTATGTACCAAGTCTATTATTAATTTTTATTTTTTAATTCTTTTTCTTGTATCATATTAACAACATATTTAGCGATCGCTGGACTTGCACTTAAACCAGGACTAGATATACCAACAACATTAATTCATTTATCAGAACCTCAT is drawn from Spiroplasma endosymbiont of Asaphidion curtum and contains these coding sequences:
- the mraZ gene encoding division/cell wall cluster transcriptional repressor MraZ; the protein is MGYNMLLGQFKHSLDDKGRIIVPTRFRTKLGEQVVISKGFDGCLVLRAYDVFIKWQEQILLSSEGLKDSRILQRQIFANSLELNIDKVGRINIPSSLLILANIKKEVMIIGLSNKIEIWDIKVWENYLVNDENNLEQSAQNLIMNIEEKN
- the rpmF gene encoding 50S ribosomal protein L32; translation: MAVPFRRTSKTRKAKRRTHFKLWHPTLVNCTNCGANIKPHRVCKECGYYKGKEVVKIVQ
- a CDS encoding MATE family efflux transporter, whose amino-acid sequence is MKTTINDNFKNDDESQLTKRETVIRNYNPWKAIFFMCLPTVIIMIIMSTYNLVDKFLALQFADSYVISTFLENNSLIEQNNLQMLARDIINVATQYSSSTIGLLTAFSLFIAIGTSTRFGIAYGERNNPLISRTIGNGISLMIIVAIVLTPILVFTNEPLIALQSKNSQMTNPEVYKIALQLAVGYTKWFIFFLFFILLSNFLINLLRSEGQGFWATIIIFTSVIVNVVLDIVLMVYGKLGLEGAAIATVISWFWNIIFALLVIYLEPKSKLKIYWEDLKIEKTILYNIIAIGMTPLFINISVAVTSALSNFFVSKLSIELPRPGFTVPWVVQLFAGIAPWIGLTDSPLIGVSQGGRALLSYSYGAKDYQRIWDILKRIILVQFLILIITELIIAIFGNEMLTLFISNVDMTYRWYFLLSYLVYPTVVVPYIGIIFYQSISRPKMSLFFSALRSIIVFIPCIIIGYFVALVTKNAHYYFLFLGLVAPISALITIPILIMTWKKYRSYLKLDSAKKVRKSSRIFTKLFKK
- the pheT gene encoding phenylalanine--tRNA ligase subunit beta; the protein is MIITRKFLNEYVDLKNISNEDIEQALNDSGFEVERVFSFDTLNTNIVIGKVLSKVKLANFDKLSYCMVDINEELPIPVVCGANNVEENRFVIFAKIGAHLANGMIIEERMIANKLSLGMICSLQELGIPKEVLVNQDAVGVYLFPEDVNYPLGNTNSLSYIFENDTAFTINLTYNRSDCLSAYELAREIAAFFKLPLKSLITDDFSHLGNLVNDKLSLDIKIDNNLVKAMKNVMVLIDSSVVTPKWLFSRLCYANIRPNNLIQDLLNYVSWETGQPLVGYDFSKINSEISIQKAMAETKVNEQEITLQDFVIASDDIIEVLGVMTNKKYEIINETKQFVVLALHLNEKQMYEQQKRYLSLVNTNNLLRWSKPSNGHNLEIAIQRFLELLTSIITIKQVSPIINNKVLVIENVTIKTTLKIQKSILGISDLTKKDIIEFLKPLGFLILESAVNDDLIITVPKYRLDIINEADISEEIARRYGYNNIPNIMPLFMPLTNEKNWSKYILETVISYLLNQNIFETKTYNLESSINLNRFNFFNVTKPVKVLQPMSSNHQYLRTNLVNSLLTVAQYNNLRKINGIKIYSYEDIYDDLKFHHQQLSILLQGEWMSIPYLPQAIAVDFINTKGLLQGILRKLNFNDQDIQYVPSTYNDLHPHLQANVLIKNQQIATIGKVHPKIQQELNFKDDNFIISLNMTLINELFKCDIKYQPIIRNMFSWFDLSILVNKDTSYDNIIKPLLNISNKLVDLQLINEYENVDKLGQDKKSWTLRLFFNDSKKQFTDEDLKEQYNLFLKTMKDLKVIVR
- the pheS gene encoding phenylalanine--tRNA ligase subunit alpha, which gives rise to MTEQQLQELLVQAKKEVNECQDLDLLQTLKIKYLGKKSQLDSLLGTMRNLKNEERIALGIIVNVFKKEIISLLETQETLLKQENLSLELKLETIDVSLPVNSFLIANRHPLNLIICEISEIFQQLGYEIVQGQEVDTDEYNFERLNLAKNHPAQEMQDSFYLDSNYLLRTHCTNVTARYLEKYKDSSLPLAIVSTGNVYRRDDDDATHSHQFMQIDGFLVAPNISFTNLKWTLNYLIKRLFKEESKMRLRPSYFPFTEPSVEVDVSCTKCAGVGCNICKHTGWLEILGAGMISPNVFIKNNLAASLQGFAFGIGIERIAMLKYGIEDIRHFYNNDYRFLKQFKNF
- a CDS encoding MFS transporter, which gives rise to MFAFMKPAKAKGQLTEDFLIKKYFKSHQERVFWIAIISYILYYFIRRQWSVAGSDLINNGLMTKDIYSLVGMAMGLSYGVSKFVMGSVGDRSNARWFLGIGLILSSLMNFIMGWMVGINITNIVLMMSLMALIGWFQGMGWPASARSMTNWFIPKEKQMRMTFWNTSHNFGTAIIAIIIMISHSLLEEYIGIAGYFILPSAIGLVGGILICIFMKDRPESLGLLSVEEHYKKYYPEKLDIEVKKFVGVNDSKNKVVEKTWFYYFKKYVLLNKNLWIIAFANLFIYVLRNGVSDWTLTFFKEQHSFDVKNQGKWLWSIFEWMAVPGTILMGFTAKTLFKGRLTPIMIAAIAITTLSIVGLWQAQYQSIWQIALFMGIAGFCIYGPVAFIGMQAMDLSNKRVVATAAGFTGIFGYFGDAVISKVVIGSGLQSLNNRWDATFIFLIVCGVSACILLSLVWNKSYHDNENE